From the genome of Cydia strobilella chromosome 21, ilCydStro3.1, whole genome shotgun sequence, one region includes:
- the LOC134751103 gene encoding sodium-dependent neutral amino acid transporter B(0)AT3 yields MAVKAEPIGPRNGHELAPLNTRADGSERPHGVTIVLQGSRGSLQRVPEGPGEDRAAWSGKLQFFLSIIGYSVGLGNIWRFPYLCQQNGGGAFLIPFLIMLVLEGIPLFLIEMAIGQKMRLGSLGVWNTIHPWLGGIGISSCIVTLFVALYYNVIITWVFFYLFNSVRINLPWATCPSDNSSAQIECNKASATAYFWYRSALDASPSIEEPGAPKWWIVLCLLLAWIVVFFIVMKGIQSSGKVVYFTSLFPYVVLTIFFIRGITLPGSADGIVHMYSPKLEMLLEPTVWLDAATQVFYSFGLAFGSLIAFGSYNPPDNNCVRDVLLVSVCNALTAIYASVVIFSILGFKAYTMAERCIASSIEILAHNNVPGFYPNTTFDYYREHYPDLVKENITSRLNLSDCSMSKQLNEAAEGTGLAFIVFTQAIVELPFAPFWSIIFFLMLLSLGLGSQIGIMEGMLCTIFDIEFFKRISKPIITGILCIFCFITGLIFTTGAGEYWLKMFDSFAGTIGLVVVALLEMVSVIYIYGHEKFSNDIYEMTGYRPGLYWQLTWRYIGPCVVSCILVSSIISMIYSPPTYGAWNADEGRVVKTPYPDWVLLIALCMILAGILPIPVVLLLRRFQCLAFDVDIHQGSIRRIETTVSTKEMMSDQDVLSPESAPPAPAQLVAEAATRFTIGDYDGVDSDDQRPSKRVLTSIARARPKK; encoded by the exons ATGGCGGTGAAAGCGGAGCCGATAGGTCCGAGAAATGGGCATGAGTTGGCGCCTTTGAATACGAGGGCAGATGGAAGCGAGCGGCCTCATGGGGTGACCATTGTCCTGCAGGGCTCCAGGGGGTCACTGCAGAGGGTCCCGGAAGGGCCAGGGGAGGATAGAGCAGCCTGGTCTGGAAAGTTGCAGTTCTTTTTGTCCATTATTGGGTATTCGGTGGGATTGGGGAATATATGGAGGTTCCCGTATCTGTGCCAGCAGAATGGAGGAG GTGCCTTCCTCATTCCGTTCCTCATCATGCTGGTGCTGGAAGGCATCCCCCTCTTCCTCATCGAGATGGCCATCGGGCAGAAGATGCGTCTCGGCTCCCTGGGGGTGTGGAACACCATCCACCCCTGGCTGGGCGGGATCGGTATCTCCTCCTGTATAGTCACGCTGTTCGTGGCGCTTTACTACAACGTCATTATCACTTGGGTGTTCTTCTACCTGTTCAACAGTGTTAGG ATCAACCTCCCCTGGGCCACCTGTCCCTCCGACAACAGCAGCGCCCAGATCGAGTGCAACAAGGCTTCAGCCACCGCCTACTTCTGGTACCGATCAGCCCTGGACGCGTCTCCAAGCATCGAGGAGCCAGGCGCGCCGAAATGGTGGATCGTACTGTGTCTGCTGCTGGCCTGGATTGTCGTGTTCTTTATTGTGATGAAGGGGATACAGAGCAGCGGGAAG GTGGTGTACTTCACGTCGCTGTTCCCGTACGTGGTGCTGACCATATTCTTCATCAGAGGGATCACGCTGCCGGGGTCTGCCGACGGCATCGTGCACATGTATAGCCCTAAG CTGGAGATGCTCCTCGAGCCCACCGTGTGGCTGGACGCGGCCACGCAAGTGTTCTACTCCTTTGGTCTCGCGTTCGGGTCTCTGATCGCTTTCGGCTCCTACAACCCGCCCGACAACAACTGCGTGCGCGACGTGCTGCTCGTGTCCGTCTGCAATGCCCTTACCGCTATATACGCGTCCGTCGTTATATTTAGTATACTTGGGTTCAAGGCGTATACTATGGCGGAGAGGTGCATTGCTAG cTCCATTGAGATCTTGGCACACAACAACGTCCCCGGATTCTACCCTAACACCACCTTCGATTACTACAGAGAGCATTACCCCGATCTGGTGAAGGAGAACATCACGAGCCGACTCAATTTGTCGGATTGCAGCATGAGCAAGCAGCTTAATGAG GCGGCCGAAGGTACAGGCCTAGCTTTCATCGTGTTCACCCAAGCCATCGTAGAACTGCCCTTCGCTCCGTTCTGGTCCATCATCTTCTTCTTGATGCTGCTGTCCCTGGGCCTGGGCAGCCAGATCGGCATCATGGAGGGCATGCTCTGCACCATATTTGATATTGAGTTCTTTAAGAGGATCAGCAAGCCGATTATCACTG GTATCTTATGTATTTTCTGCTTCATAACTGGGCTGATCTTCACGACTGGCGCGGGCGAGTACTGGCTCAAGATGTTTGACTCGTTCGCCGGCACCATCGGCCTGGTGGTGGTCGCGCTTTTGGAGATGGTCTCTGTCATTTACATCTATGGCCATGAGAA GTTCTCAAACGACATCTACGAGATGACGGGCTATCGCCCCGGGCTCTACTGGCAGCTCACGTGGCGCTACATCGGGCCCTGCGTCGTCTCTTGCATCCTAGTGTCATCAATCATTTCTATGATCTATTCGCCTCCCACTTACGGGGCTTGGAATGCTGACGAG GGCCGCGTGGTGAAGACTCCATACCCTGACTGGGTGCTCCTCATCGCCCTCTGCATGATCCTGGCCGGCATCCTGCCCATCCCTGTGGTGCTGTTGCTGCGCCGCTTCCAATGCCTCGCTTTCGACGTGGACATCCACCAGGGCAGCATCAGGAGAATCGAGACCACCGTGTCGACTAAGGAGATGATGAGTGATCAGGAT